The Phycodurus eques isolate BA_2022a chromosome 8, UOR_Pequ_1.1, whole genome shotgun sequence nucleotide sequence AGAGAGGAAACGGGcaggaaatacagtaaattagaGTGTGGCTATTTGAGAGGCTCTTGGTAATGATCGGCCATTCATTGCCTGCAATTGTGTATATGGGCTACAGAGActccacgctttgctttttagccaAAGGTGCTTCTGAAACTATAAATATAGTGAGGTATTATTTACTTTCCTTACTTTATGTATTATTAACATATTTTTGGTCGTGAAAGCTCAAGGGACACAACGTTCCTTTGCGACACCATTTACCTGcgattcaaatttcaaatcgCAGCAAAACTAGCGGCTCACagtcggccactcatgaaaagtaGTTGCAGAATCCTGCACACTGTACTTCTTGACAGTTCAGTCGTATTTGGCCACGTAACTTGGTGTGCGGTGGGCTTTGTCGTAATTTTGGTTTTCTCTATCTTTTTTGTCCATTAACCCAGGCCACAAGAGGTCTCAGTTTGGGAGGGGTCAGATCATCACAATAGGGGATTGGTGGAATCCATCTACCAATCACAGCGATCAACCAACCAGGGTGTTGTGGGCAGGATCAGACCCCCGATCAGATGGATGTGCTATGGGATTCTAGACTGCTTCAAGTAACTTGTTACTGTAGTAAACAATGACCTCATTCATTCAACCACAGATTTAAGTTCaatttagatttagattttcAGATTTAAGTTCAATTTATGCCAATTTCACATGCATCCCGGGTAAACTGGTGCATCAGAGGCAGTTGACAGGAGAGCCAGTATTAATCACTTTGCATTTCCTGTTCCATCCCTGTGCACCTCTGATACTACTTTGAAAGCCAGCAAATTCCCAGGTCTACTTCAACCCTACTTCCCACATCAGTATCTTACAAGACAGCAAGATGGAAAAAAGCAGTGAAAATTCTTAGATAGCCTGTATAAAAGCGGATATTGATTAAAAATCAGAGATGCTCTTTGCTGCTAGCTGGGAATTGGAACCATGAAGTGCAATTTGATGATGTCCATTGGCAGAATGCAGATAATTTAGGATTACACACAGTGTGACGACATTGCagtaaagatttgtttttaaagaaaattatgTCTTAAAATATATTCAGAAATACATGTACCCCGATGAGTACATCTACTGAGTGCTACGGTGTGTGATGTAAAAGTAGTACAGAAATAATCAATTCAATAAACATTAACATGTTTCACCAAACCTGTTGTATTGTTGTAAATTAAAGTTCTCATTGCGAACTAGTGCACATCATGTAAATGAATTTTGTTCAGTGGAGATAATAAACCATCCATTCATGAGCTAATCCTCGTCTCTGGAAATCTCAAACCTAcagcagactacaccctggtcTCCAATCACAGAGCATATAGACATAGACAACCCAtcacactcgcattcatacCTGTGGTCAATACTCCTATTTCTTTTCCttgctatgcagatgacagtcAGATCTATGCCCCCCTTAAAAAGTCAGACTCTTACTGTGCTAAGCCATTGCTAGAGTGCTTACATGATATTCAGGCCTGGATGCATGGTGAAATCTGTCTTTTTCCAGTTAAGGCAGCTAGCAAAACTCAAACCGGTCCTTCAGAAACAGCACTTTGGAATAGTAATCCACGCCTTTGTGACCACAGTGCTGGATTACTACAATGCCCTATATATATGGGGGTCAGTGGGTCCTCCATTGCTTGTATGCAACTGGTTAAAAATGCTGCGGCTCGGCTTTTAACTTGTACAAGAAAGTATGAGCATATATCACTTATTTTAGCTTCACTCCACTGGCGGCCTGTTCGTTTTACGATTCATCTAAAAAttcttttatttgcttttaaagcaTTGATTGGCCTTGCCCCATCGTACCTCTCTGAGCTGCTGCACCCCTACATTCCCAGCCGCTCtctcaggtcagctgaccagctgCTCCTAACAGAGCCCGTTTTTactctcattttattttatttttttattgtttttaatccttattttgtatttttactatgtttttattgcattgaaCACTTTGAGAaccttgtttgtttaaattgtgctatATAAATTAAGTGGATTGGATTGGACTGGCTTGGTGATTATCAGTGACTCTACATAATAAATCATACATTTAATCTGGAGCGTTTGTGACGGCATGTGTTTAGCCTTTGTGCTTCAaagtcgagaggttctgggttcaaatctcatctcagactttcctgtgtggagtttgcatgttgtccctggCTTCCTCTTACATTCcgaacacatgcatgttaggttaattgaaggctctaaatagGCATTAATGCagttgcgaatggttgtttgtctgtatatgccctgcgattgactggctagtcagctgggatgggctccattGACTCTACATTGGATAAGCAATAGGAAATAGAAGCAATCCATTTAAAGTGAAAGGTGAGCACCCGGACGTGCGGAAAcctttgttgtaatgctgtTGTCCATTTGTTTCAAACTAATCTGATCTCATGTTTATGTGTGCAGTAGTTGTGGACAGATTTTATGACTGGTTGTGGTGTGTTGAAAGGGTCAGAAAAGAACCTAAAAATGTAGCACCACCGACAGATCAAATCGCCAGCTTTGttcacatttaaatgatttactgtaacatttttctttttcacgaTGTTTCTGTCAACcatcatgaatttttttttttatcattcaaaCTATGAGATTAGCATGGGGAATTAGGCCTGAAATTTAGAGTACATTTGAATGCGTTACATAGGACCAACAGTGACCATCTTTGACACAAAGGGCCTgctttactaagatcccaaataccAAGTGCTAATATTGTGTGTTCACTCTAACAGTTTGCGTGCACTGTTGGTGGGTGTATTGCACCTGATCTACTCACATTGTACCCTAAGGGCTGGATTTAATAAGATCCCAAATACCGGTTGCGAAATTGTGTGTTCACTCAGTCTAACGCTTTTGGCAAGAAGTGTAAAAGCGGTGGAGACCACTTAATTCAAAAGAAGGTTTTTCCACTTAAGGTAGTTCTGGTGGTTTTCACCCAAATAAATTTGTGATTTGTGAAAATTAAATTTATAgcgatggaattggaagtgttagtggaagaggtaaacaaacattactgagttacagaatttttttatttttttatactaatGTGTTACtaattttggggaagccagcaaccacataaaagccatgttttgtttgtttaacttgCCCAGAATATATGGAAatttgatgtactgtatctgcccaggcggcacggtggacgactggttagcatatctgcctgacagttctgacgaccggggttcaaatccgggccccgcctgtgggaagtttgcatgttctccccatgactgcgtgggttttctccgggtactccggtttcctcccacatccaaagaacatgcatggtaggttgagtgaagcctctaaattgcccgtaggtgtgaatgtgagtgtgaatggttgtttgtttatatgtgccctgcgattggctgacaaccagttcagggtgtaccccgcatctcgcccgaagatagctgggataggctccagcacgcccgcgaccctagtgaggataagcggtacggaggatggatggatgggtggatgggtggatggatggatggatggatgtttctgcCCATCCTGCTTAACATGgcatttaaaacttgggacagcgCACCAGAAAAACTGTTCTGGGGGAGGCCAGCACCAAGTTGCCACTGTGCACCGAAATGACCCAGACATGaggaaatgcagagttgcaAGGGGTTTTATCATACAAtaggtgatatggcatgactccttgtTCAGGTTCACTTTTGATAAATTGCGTGTGCTTAatgaatctttatttttttgcatctacTTTTCCCATAATGCGCAAAATGAAGCATGCAGTAATTTGTTAACGCAATCCATGGTGGGCCTGATTTGTTGCTCAGCTTCGACATTTGTCTGCCTGAGCAATCAAgcttttgtctatttgtgcaaGCTCAAACTCATAGGAAATCAGGCCCAAAATGTTTAAACTGTCACAGTTAAAAATGATCGGCTACATGCATACAGGTGTCATGTTTCCAAAATCTGCCTATATGCAACCTGCAGTTGCAGttgtgtgaaaaaaacatttgtgattgGGAAACAGTTTGTCTGCTCCTTGTTCTGCAGACACATCAATCAAATGTCTTGATGTAGAAATCTGGACTTTGGACTTTGCTTCTGTGTTGATCTACTTGCATTTCCAAACTCATGTTGGTACGCACGTTTTTAATAAAGAGCCATGTGTTTTGCACCATAATCACCCTGATTACCAGGGCTTCTTACAGCAGCTTGTAGGGGTTCCATATTACAATGCAGAGTTTATCTGGATGTGGTGCATTCCACTTGGATTATGAGGCAACTGTAACCAGCCCCTTCCAACCCCTGAAAAGCACAACTGCACTTCACGAGTGTTTCAGCTTTCTGACATGGTGATAGCAGAGGTCATGGGGTGCCCCTTTGCCCTCTAGAGACCTACTGAGTAATTGTGTAACGGTGCCTTTGAGGGAAAGGCACAGATAGAGTAATAGTATACACGTAGAAGAtacttaaaatgaaaaatattaaccTATCTAAAGATCTGGTAGAAATGTCATCTTTAGTTCATTAATTAAACTCAGGTTTAACATTAAGCATGACTAATTCTGATGCacctccagaggtgggtagtaacatgCAACATTTACTCCGgaacatttactcaagtaacgcTTTCGATAAACTCTCCTTGTCAGAGTACTTGATATGCACtgtaccttttacttttacttgagtacttatgtgaagaaggaacgatacttttactccattagaATGGAGGCTCGGTGTGCGACAGGTATAACGCACTCGATGGGATATAAGAACACAAAACAGGTTTAATGTAATGCAATGGAATTTTGTCCAACTCATCCAGTTATTCTGTTTTAAGTTATGCTAACCTGTTTTCAGATGACCATTATTGGACGTTCTGGAGACACACACAGgcccacatacacacaaacacacacttgcactCTGTTTCTGTGTCTCATGGAGTTTTTCAAACTTCTGATTATAAAATCCATGCAGCCATTGGTCAGCttgtttcctgtgtgtgtgtttcctggCCTGTGTTGTTCAGTAGTAGAAGTGCCTCTAAAGGGAAGGATTATCTGTCCAACACACAGGCTCTCACCACTCGTGCTTGCTTCTTGGCTCCCCAGCCGGCTGCTCTGACCACTCCTCACAGTCTTTCTCCACTGGCCTGCCCATCCACTCCAATTTTGTCCTGTCCTCCTTGCAATtgtgggattttgtttttttcttctatttttttttgtccaagtgATGTGTTGTTCAGTGGGCTTCGCCAGGTCTCTGGGCCTGGCTCTGTTGCCTCTGGCCCTCTGTTGTATCCTGGCCAATATGCTCCTCTTGTTTCCTATGGGAGAAATGACATACATCCAGGAGGGGCGCCTGGCCCGCTACATCTGGTACTTTGGTGGCTTAGGTGGTGGAGGACTGCtggtaagtaaaaaaaagacttttactCGACTTCTTCTTAAGTCATAATGTATATGATGTGATCATTATTGTATGTGGATTTTCAGGGAGGGAACAATAATATCCTTTAtgttcatcagtcatatttcacTTACTAGTTCAACGCAGTCATCAtgtacattttctgtacccactTGAAGAGACACTAGTTCATAAAATGACTATACATAACCAAGCAGAATTTTGAATTTCAgtatttctttattaaaatatattatttacatgGCAAAGTTATTTTGCCATCTTTGGTCCACATGTTTACTTTTGTCCCCTGAGAACAAAATGCTCCGTGTGAATAAACAGTTAATCCTTGGGGCTGATCTGTGGGGTTTATGCTCCCACGGAGCTGTTCACTTTGTTTGGGTTTAAACGGACAAACAGAGGAGAGATGATATTTTCCCACGCAAGACTTACATTGTTGACTGGCGAAGCAAAGTTAGGTCTTCCCTAATCAATATGTGTCAATCCAAgtttggttggtgtttttaaAGGCAaggaaacaagcaaaacaaagtcAGCCAATAGTTTGTGTCCcatcatactgtacattgatCTACAGTATTCATTcagtaccatttttttttttatccctctTTGTTAGAGATTTAATCAGCCTCTAATTGTATTTATGTTCTTTGTggaaatttcagcccacttaaAAGTCAAAGAACAAAACTGAATCTTTCTGTGAGAAACTATCTTTAGCACTCTTCCTCTCTCCTCCTacaatcctttttttccctgctcTCTTTCACTCTCTATAACTGCGACTGTGAAGTGATTGTGctcgcgtgtgcgcgcgcgtgtgcttGGGGGGAAAAGAGAGACCTTGGGAACTTCCCTCCCTCTCTTAGGATGTGATTGAACTTCCTGTGAGCGATGAGAGGGCACGGAAAAACTAAAAAGGAATTTGAAATTACTCATCAATTGAGGAATGTCATTGAAGATAACCACGACCTGTCTCCCTCATCAACGCTGTATCCCACCTTATTTTGTGCTGTAATTTGAAATATATAAAAGTAGGGAATTACTATGGCATTTGTGGTGTATGACAATGTTATTTTCTTATTATATTTTAGATGCTGGTTCCTGCTATAAGCTTCATCACTTTGGGAAAATGTAGTTGCTGCTGGAATGAGAGCTTGATGGTAAGATAATCACCAAACAACATATCACAATTATTATTACACAGCATTGTTGAAattgatgttttgtttgttttgttttgctttgcatgttcCTCTTTTCTCAAAACACAATGAGTGCTGTTATGCTGTTGTCTCAGCTATTACACTATGCCCTTTGGAAGGTggtatgctaatgctaatccaGCCATGATAATTAAACAAGGGTCCCTTTGTTGGGTTACACACAACACAATAAGCTTGGCACACACAAGTGAAGCCACATGCgcagctgctgtgtgtgtgtgtgtgtgtgtgtgtgtgtgtgtgtgtgtgggagtgagtcaagacagctgCCTCTCCTTGTTTTATAACATAATGAACAAATCTTATTAGATATTCAGGAAACAATATTAAGCCCCCACATGTTTAGAAagcgcggcacggtgaccgactggttacagcgttagcctcacagttctgaggacccgggttcaatccccggcctcgcctgtgtggagtttgcatgttctccccgtgcctgcgtgggttttctccgggcactccggtttcctcccacatcccaaaaacatgcatcaattggagactctaaattgcccgtaggtgtgaatgtgagtgcacatggttgtttgtgtctatgtgccctgcgattggctggcgaccggttcagggtgtaccccgcctcctgcccgatgacagctgggattggctccagcacgcccgcgaccctagtgaggagaagcggctcagaaaatggatggatggatgtttagaaAGCGAACAACATAACGTTAAAGTAACGTTTGATATTTCCATACTGCACTTACTGAATGTATTCAAGCAATGATGTATTCATGTTGCTCTCCAGATGTCTGGGTCAGTGTTGGCCGCGGTGGTGGGCCTGGTCGGGGCAAGCTACTGCTTCGTTATTTCAGGCCTCGCCTTGATGCAGGGTCCGCAGTGCTTCACTTCTCTTGGGTGGTCGTACCCCTTCGCAGATCAAGGAGGACGGTAGGAAGATACTACTATAAGATCTAACTGATGTGACGCTCAGGACTAATAACTACAATAATTATAATCACAATGCAGCATATATTTGTTAGTTGCAGTGGTTTTCTATAGCATTACAAATTGCAACCACAATAAGAAACATTGTAATAAATTGATACATTTTTCAGTAAATCTACTCAATAAATGTTGAAGTTGTGCGTAGGATTTCATCTCTTGATGTTTCATATATTGTTATTGCATCAAATGAATTGATGAAGCAGGCAGGAGCCAATATTTGAATCCAGAACCTCATAACTGGGAGGTAGAGGTGTTGGCCACTGGTCACTGGTGCTACCCGCATTtaaaacatgtcacaaaatgctaactTACCCTCTACCATTTGAAATAGAGCCGCTCTATTGTATATCTTCCGTTTATGTTTCTGCATTTTGATGGGTTTTCTTTTCTAATTCTCCCTTTCAGGTATCTGCTGCAATCGGAGACGTGGCCTGTGTGCCTCCAGCCACTTCACATTGTCGAGTGGAACGTGACTCTTCTGTGTGTTCTGTTGGGCCTGGCTGCGCTAGAGTTCATCCTGTGCCTTTTACAGCTGGGCAGCGGTTTAGTCAACGCTGTCTGTCGGCCTTGTTGCTATAAGCAGGAGTATAGTTTGAATGCTTAGACACTCGCACCCAACATTTACTTACGCCTAAATACAGTCTTGCAACAACTATATACCGAAGGCCACATGTCAACACTGGTGTCCACAGTTCAGATCCATGAGTgtatttgcttaaaaacaatcacacagCATCAATACTGAGATTACACAATACATATTTGCAGTCCA carries:
- the tm4sf18 gene encoding transmembrane 4 L6 family member 18 isoform X4, producing the protein MCCSVGFARSLGLALLPLALCCILANMLLLFPMGEMTYIQEGRLARYIWYFGGLGGGGLLMLVPAISFITLGKCSCCWNESLMMSGSVLAAVVGLVGASYCFVISGLALMQGPQCFTSLGWSYPFADQGGRYLLQSETWPVCLQPLHIVEWNVTLLCVLLGLAALEFILCLLQLGSGLVNAVCRPCCYKQEYSLNA